The following coding sequences lie in one Lolium perenne isolate Kyuss_39 chromosome 2, Kyuss_2.0, whole genome shotgun sequence genomic window:
- the LOC127333233 gene encoding cysteine-rich receptor-like protein kinase 10, whose translation MASHHLPSYLALLLAFLLPPLAASQWPSCGKNGNFTTNSAYQANIRSLSTTLPKNASASSTLFAVAAVGTRPDTVYALALCRGDANASTCGDCVSQGFTDAQKLCPYSKAATVYYDHCYVALSSNQTLLSASTRGDNGALILTNQQNVTAPVRAFDAAVGALINATAAYAAENSSRRFATGEAVFETVDKANPKIYGLAQCRPDMAPADCRCCLAEITTNIQFMSGKQGGRILGLRCNYRYEQYPFYTGPSLLQLPAPSIGAPPSQAPAPTPVNATPVSPTPVDAAPGSPPQVNATPGLPPPPGGGSTGHGAARILPITLPIVAAILASIVI comes from the exons ATGGCCTCGCACCACCTCCCCTCCTACCTAGCCCTCCTCCTCGCCTTCCTCCTCCCGCCGCTAGCCGCTTCCCAGTGGCCAAGCTGCGGCAAGAACGGCAACTTCACCACCAACAGCGCCTACCAGGCCAACATCCGGTCCCTCTCCACCACCCTTCCCAAGAACGCCTCCGCCTCGTCGACGCTCTTCGCGGTGGCCGCCGTCGGCACCCGTCCGGACACCGTCTACGCGCTCGCGCTCTGCCGCGGCGACGCCAACGCCTCCACCTGCGGCGACTGCGTCTCCCAAGGCTTCACGGACGCGCAGAAGCTCTGCCCCTACAGCAAGGCGGCCACCGTCTACTACGACCACTGCTACGTCGCCCTCTCCTCCAACCAGACCCTCCTCTCGGCCAGCACCAGAGGCGATAACGGCGCCCTCATCCTAACAAACCAGCAGAACGTGACCGCGCCAGTAAGGGCGTTCGACGCCGCCGTGGGCGCGCTCATCAACGCTACCGCGGCTTACGCGGCCGAGAACTCCTCCAGGCGATTCGCCACGGGTGAAGCGGTGTTCGAGACGGTCGACAAGGCGAATCCAAAGATCTACGGTCTCGCGCAGTGCAGGCCGGACATGGCGCCGGCCGACTGCCGTTGCTGCCTCGCGGAGATCACCACCAACATCCAATTCATGAGCGGGAAGCAGGGTGGTAGGATTCTAGGACTGCGGTGCAACTACAGGTATGAGCAGTATCCCTTCTACACCGGGCCTTCGCTGCTGCAACTTCCCGCACCATCCATCGGGGCACCTCCATCTCAAGCTCCAGCTCCCACGCCGGTGAACGCGACGCCAGTCTCTCCAACGCCGGTGGATGCAGCGCCAGGCTCGCCACCGCAGGTGAACGCGACGCCAGGCTTGCCACCGCCACCCGGAGGAG GAAGCACAGGGCATGGAGCTGCTAGAATTTTACCCATTACACTGCCAATAGTCGCTGCAATACTGGCTTCTATTGTAATTTAG